A DNA window from Comamonas fluminis contains the following coding sequences:
- the paaA gene encoding 1,2-phenylacetyl-CoA epoxidase subunit PaaA → MYTQALDLMAKEGKTEAPVLRSAEEVQLQERFDARIDAGDFIEAKDWMPDHYRKTLLRQISQHAHSEIVGMLPEGNWITRAPTLKRKAILLAKVQDEGGHGLYLYAAAETLGTSRDQMFDALHTGKAKYSSIFNYPTLSWADMGVIGWLVDGAAIMNQVPICRCSYAPYARAMVRICREESFHQRQGFDSLMVMMKQGTQAQKDMVQEAVNRWWWPTLMMFGPTDDQSPNSAQSMRWGIKRISNDDLRQKFVDASQEQAQVLGVSFPDPDLRWNEERQHYDFGAIDWDEFWRVVGGDGPCNRERLAARVNAWEDGAWVREAALAHAAKHSEAPRKQA, encoded by the coding sequence ATGTACACCCAGGCTCTGGATTTGATGGCCAAGGAAGGCAAGACGGAAGCTCCTGTATTGCGCAGCGCCGAAGAGGTGCAGTTGCAAGAGCGCTTTGATGCACGCATTGATGCGGGCGACTTCATCGAAGCCAAGGACTGGATGCCCGACCATTACCGCAAGACTTTGCTGCGCCAGATCAGCCAGCACGCGCATTCGGAAATCGTCGGCATGCTGCCCGAAGGCAACTGGATTACGCGGGCCCCCACGCTCAAGCGCAAGGCCATTTTGCTGGCCAAGGTGCAGGATGAAGGCGGCCACGGCCTGTATCTGTATGCCGCCGCAGAAACATTGGGTACCAGCCGCGATCAGATGTTTGATGCGCTGCACACCGGCAAGGCCAAGTACAGCTCCATCTTCAACTACCCCACGCTGAGCTGGGCCGACATGGGTGTCATTGGCTGGCTGGTCGATGGCGCGGCCATCATGAACCAGGTGCCGATTTGCCGCTGCTCCTATGCGCCCTATGCCCGTGCCATGGTGCGCATCTGCCGCGAAGAAAGCTTTCACCAGCGCCAGGGCTTTGACAGCCTGATGGTGATGATGAAGCAGGGCACGCAGGCGCAAAAAGACATGGTGCAGGAGGCCGTCAACCGCTGGTGGTGGCCCACGCTGATGATGTTTGGCCCCACCGATGACCAGTCGCCCAACTCCGCGCAGTCCATGCGCTGGGGCATCAAGCGCATCAGCAATGACGATTTGCGCCAGAAGTTTGTTGATGCCTCGCAGGAGCAGGCCCAGGTGCTGGGTGTGAGCTTCCCCGACCCCGACCTGCGCTGGAACGAAGAGCGCCAGCACTACGACTTTGGCGCCATTGACTGGGACGAGTTCTGGCGCGTGGTGGGCGGCGACGGCCCCTGCAACCGCGAACGCCTGGCCGCCCGCGTCAACGCCTGGGAAGACGGCGCCTGGGTGCGCGAAGCCGCGCTGGCCCACGCCGCAAAGCACAGCGAAGCCCCGCGCAAGCAGGCCTGA